ATATTTCCCTGGTCATTTTGCGTAGACCCATGCCGCGACGCGGAGAGCATCGTCGAGCCACATGCAGGTCACGTACGCGAGTTTTGCCCCCGGCTCCAAGCCGGGCAGCGCCTTTGAGAACCCGCTGAGCGAGCCCCCGTGCGAACCAGAGAACTACCTCGTCAGATCTTAGACCGGCAATCTGAAAAGAATCTCAAACTGATTTCAGCCGAGCGCCCACCCAATAATGTTATTCAACATTATTACCCCACCCCCGTTTTCCTACGCAGAAAAGGTCGTGGCGCTACGACCAGCGAACTACGCGAGTTTTGTGGCACCTCAAAGGTGCCCGGCTCAAAGCCGGACGGCGCGGCCGTTTCGCCAGGCCAGCAGCTCGGCGCGCGGCGGGCCCTCTCCGTGCTCAATGCGCACCAGGGTATCGGCCTTGCTTGATCGCCGCGTGCACTCCACGTCACTAAACAGCGGTCCCCAGCTTCCGGGGTTGAGGTAGGTTCGGCCCTGGCCTTCGACCCGGCCCGGGTCGTGGGAGTGGCCCATTACGCACAGCGGCGCATCGACGATCTCGGCCGCGCGCAATCCAATCCGGGGCAGCACGCGCTCTTTGCCCACGGCCTTGGACGGGCCGAGCAGCCATTCGTAGCCCATGTAGAACGCTACGGCGCACAGCGGCCAGAACAGAGGGGCGACGGGGGACGAGCTTGCGACAACGGCCGCGCCCGCGCCCACTGCCAAGGCGGGGATCAGCACGGCCTTGTCCAGCAGCAGCGTGCGCAACGGCTCGAAGCGCGAGAAGTGAATAACCGGCCGCGGCAGTTCGCGCAGCAGCTCGCGCGCCTGCTCGCGCTGGAGCCCCAGCTCATCCACAGCCCGCTGAGTCAGCTCGTCCAGGCCGGGCAATGCATCGAGCCGCGCGCGCTGATCCAGCGCCCGCTTGTACACGGTCGCGGCGTTGGTCAGGTAGGCCAGAGGCAGACGCCACGGCGGCCAAAAGTCGAAACGCAGCCAGTGCCGCAGATAGCCCGCGATCCCCTGGTGCACCTGCTCGTCGCTGTTGGGATTGAAGCTGGTCAGCGCGTTGCTCAACTGCTGGTTGACAAGGCAGCCGAAGGGAAAGTAGATCCCATCGTCCAGACGCGGGTCGAACGGATCGTGGGAGCAGGCGTAGGCGTCGTACACGTGTCCGTGCTCGGCCCACAGCAGGCCCGGCTCGTACAGCGCCCAACGATGCAGCCGCAACCCGGCGGCCGCGCCCGGCGCGTGGCGCTCCAGCTCGTCATCCAGCGCCCGGCGCGCCTGCGGTAGGCTCAGCTCCAGGTCGTGATTGCCCATCAGCCACTGCAACCGACCGCGGGCCGCGAAACGCGCCAGGGCCGCGAGCAACGGCTGATGGTCGGCAAAGACCTTACTTAATTTGCGCACCGCGGCCTGGCCCGGATCAGCGCCGGGCTGTTCGAGCACTACCAGGTCGATGTCGAACACATCGCCGGTGAGGATCAGCCGCGAATTGTCCAGGCCCTCGATCCACTCCAGGCACTGCAACAGCCGCTGGTCGGCAAAGACCTCGGGCCGCTTGTACCCGCGCCGCGGGTCAGCGTCGGTCAGATGCAGGTCGCCGAGTAATACTGTATTCATCGGCGGGCATTATAGCCGCGGCAGCATAGAGGTGGAGGAAAGATCGAGAAATCGATCTTTGGGTGTAGGGCTCGCCTGGGAATTGGCTCGATATTTATTTATGCCATTCACCATGCCGCCTTGGGCATTCCCTTCGGGTATCGAGTCTTACCTGGGACCAGCTGTTTTAAAACGCCTGGTCTGTTCCTCTGAAGCTGCGGATAGCTCGTTTATCAGTCCAATTTGGAAATAAATCTCGATCCAATTCCCCGCGAGCCTATACCAAATAATGTTATCCAACATTATTACCCCGCCCCATCAGTCGTGACGCCGCCCGATGCTATAATCAGCCAATGGCTTCTTCTCGCGAACAATTCGTGCGCAATCACTTCAAGGGCAAAGTCAACGCGCTGCTGGCCCAGGCCTATTTGCCGGACCACGTGCGGCGGTTGCTCGATTACGTCAAGACTTTTTACCAGATGGCGTTCGACCCGGCCTACAAGCTGCCGCGGGCGACCAAGGCGCTGATCGTGTTCGTGCTGTTCTACTTTATAATGCCCTTTGATCTGATCCCGGACATGGTGCCGGTCAGCGGGCTGCTCGACGACTTCGTGGTGTCGGCCTATTTATTCAAGAAGCTGGCCGAGCAGATCGAGCGCTACCGCGCCTGGCGACGATCCCAGGGTCCGCTGATCGACGTCGAGGATTAATCTCGATCTGAGCGTTGCAGCTTGCGCGCCAACAGCTCGCGCGTGGCTTTTTTGATCTCCGGGTGCAGTCCGCTGTCGCGGGCCACGTCGCGCACCTGTTGCAGTTGCAGCACGTTGAGCAGCGACAGCGCGATGCGTAACGGCGTATAGGGATTGCGCACCAGCGCCTCCTTGACCGTATTGTCGGCGATCCAGCGCTTGGACCTGAACACCGCCTCGAGCACCGCGGCCTCGTTGGGCCGACGGCTGGCAATTTTGAGCACGGTCTGCCGCGTGGTGCGCGAGTTGCGCAGCAGATGAACGATCACGTTCGGGTCCTGGTCGTATGCCGCGCGCTCGAGCTGCCGTTTATCCTGCAGCCGCGCCACGTAGCGTCGCACCCCCAGCGGCACGTCGCTCATGCCGTACAGCATGTTCTCCTCCGAGGGCTGCTGCTGGACTTTAAGCGGCCGCTCCTGAGTCATGAAGCGCAGAATCGAGCTGATGCCCCGGCGTCGCGCTCCGTGGTAAATCCGGCTGAGTTTGAAGCTGCCCAGGTGTTCGCGCAGGCTCTCGGGGTCGACCAGGTCGATCAGCGTTTCCTGAAACCCGTGGATACTCAGGCCGGCGCCGGTACACAGGGCGTCGAGCACGGCGATGGCGGTATCGTCCGACATTTTATTGAGGCGTTGGGCCATGTAGGTGGTGCGCATCTGGCCCTTCTCGATCCTGATCGCGTAACGCACCATCTCCAGTGCGGTCTGCTGCGCCTGCTCGGCGTCGACCTCGGGCTGTGCGAGATCCTCCGGCGGCGGCTTCAGAGGTAGGCTCTGATCTTCCATCATTTAAAAGAATACGTGATCGACGATATCCGCGCCATAGTGCTGCATTACGCTCTTGTTAGAGCCGATCGAACGGAATAAACTTATTTATTAAGCATAGCCAGGCTCCTTAACGCGAGGATCGTTGTGAACAAGCATCTAACGGCCGCCAGTGTTTTCATTCTGTTGTTGTTCGTCCTGCTCTGCGCCCTGCCTGCCGCGGCGCTCGAGGGGCAGCTCAATCGCTTTTTCGAACAAAACGGCCCGGCC
The window above is part of the Candidatus Alcyoniella australis genome. Proteins encoded here:
- a CDS encoding metallophosphoesterase, yielding MNTVLLGDLHLTDADPRRGYKRPEVFADQRLLQCLEWIEGLDNSRLILTGDVFDIDLVVLEQPGADPGQAAVRKLSKVFADHQPLLAALARFAARGRLQWLMGNHDLELSLPQARRALDDELERHAPGAAAGLRLHRWALYEPGLLWAEHGHVYDAYACSHDPFDPRLDDGIYFPFGCLVNQQLSNALTSFNPNSDEQVHQGIAGYLRHWLRFDFWPPWRLPLAYLTNAATVYKRALDQRARLDALPGLDELTQRAVDELGLQREQARELLRELPRPVIHFSRFEPLRTLLLDKAVLIPALAVGAGAAVVASSSPVAPLFWPLCAVAFYMGYEWLLGPSKAVGKERVLPRIGLRAAEIVDAPLCVMGHSHDPGRVEGQGRTYLNPGSWGPLFSDVECTRRSSKADTLVRIEHGEGPPRAELLAWRNGRAVRL
- a CDS encoding YkvA family protein; this translates as MASSREQFVRNHFKGKVNALLAQAYLPDHVRRLLDYVKTFYQMAFDPAYKLPRATKALIVFVLFYFIMPFDLIPDMVPVSGLLDDFVVSAYLFKKLAEQIERYRAWRRSQGPLIDVED